One Scomber scombrus chromosome 4, fScoSco1.1, whole genome shotgun sequence genomic region harbors:
- the cbwd gene encoding zinc-regulated GTPase metalloprotein activator 1 produces the protein MDGMVMEEEDDCPELVPIDTQPGPSADQIPVTIITGYLGSGKTTLLNYILTEQHNKRIAVILNEFGEGSALEKSLAVSQDGELYEEWLELRNGCLCCSVKDNGLKAIENLMEKKGKFDYILLETTGLADPGAVASMFWVDAELGSDIYLDGIITVIDAKYGLKQLTEEKDDGLVNEAARQIALADLTVINKTDLVTEEELAEIRDAVRSINGLVKILETQRSRVDLSKVLDLHSFDSNDGANLAEKLQLVKSTRPHLDKTILTVTFEVAGDLSEEALNFFVQDLLWEKMFKNKEGQPMTVIRLKGIISFEGKAHQVMLQGVHELYELNDTPQLWEENSRISRLVFIGRNLDKDILQEKFISTVVQGAKRR, from the exons ATGGATGGcatggtgatggaggaggaggatgattgCCCAGAGCTGGTGCCCATCGACACCCAGCCCGGTCCTTCGGCAGACCAGATACCCGTCACCATCATCACCGGCTACCTCG GTTCTGGAAAGACAACCCTCCTGAACTATATCTTAAcagaacaacacaacaaacGGATTGCGGTCATACTCAATGAATTTGGAGAAG GCAGCGCACTTGAGAAGTCGCTCGCAGTGAGCCAGGACGGAGAGCTGTATGAGGAGTGGCTGGAGCTAAGAAATGgctgcctctgctgctctgtcaa gGACAATGGTTTAAAAGCCATAGAGAACCTGatggagaagaaaggaaagttTGACTACATCCTGTTAGAAACTACAGGACTTGCTGATCCAG GAGCTGTGGCCTCCATGTTCTGGGTGGATGCAGAGCTTGGCAGTGACATCTATCTGGATG GCATCATCACTGTCATCGATGCCAAGTATGGACTGAAG CAACTAACAGAGGAAAAAGATGATGGATTAGTCAATGAGGCAGCCAG GCAGATCGCCCTCGCTGACCTGACTGTTATTAATAAGACGGACCTGGTGACTGAAGAGGAACTTGCAGAAATCAGAGATGCTGTCCG GTCAATAAATGGCCTTGTCAAGATTTTAGAAACACAGAGATCAAG GGTTGATCTCTCTAAAGTTCTGGATCTACATTCGTTTGACAGTAATGATGGAGCAAA TCTAGCAGAGAAGCTCCAGCTTGTGAAGTCTACCAGACCACATCTGGACAAG ACTATTTTAACCGTGACGTTTGAAGTAGCTGGTGATCTTTCTGAGGAAGCCTTAAACTTCTTTGTCCAG GATCTCCTATGGGAAAAGATGTTCAAAAACAAAGAAGGGCAACCCATGACTGTCATCAGGTTAAAG ggcATAATATCATTTGAAGGTAAAGCCCACCAAGTGATGCTGCAGGGGGTCCACGAGCTGTATGAGCTGAATGACACTCCACAGCTTTGGGAGGAGAACTCGCGGATCAGCCGACTGGTCTTTATAG GTAGGAACCTGGACAAGGACATTCTGCAGGAAAAGTTCATCTCAACTGTAGTGCAAGGAGCAAAGAGACGTTAG
- the foxd5 gene encoding forkhead box protein D5, with product MTLSSEFEASQHAALPLEEDEIDIVGEDESTRGYRNDCSTDPGSSAESGAEFDSSEPDSSGESENSFCADALPSRKAQSSSVKPPYSYIALITMAILQSPLKKLTLSGICDFISNKFPYYKDKFPAWQNSIRHNLSLNDCFIKIPREPGNPGKGNYWSLDPASEDMFDNGSFLRRRKRFKRNQPEFGKDGLVFYSNLNCYRPYGQPYSVRGQVSPPPAAPIRYMPLQEGIMMPPSSYHLLPQTLNSHGKCSGPKDFRAQLCTTEPADPKPGPQAKCSFSIESIMSKPSLTSPQNPNLQQSPHSALGYAHLMSGPAACLVPTLLQTPRTPFCPPAMLSTAPLINEHLRLSYPRC from the coding sequence ATGACTCTCTCCAGTGAATTTGAAGCTTCACAACACGCCGCCTTGCCTCTGGAGGAGGATGAGATTGATATCGTGGGCGAGGATGAGTCTACCAGGGGGTATCGAAATGACTGCTCTACGGACCCAGGCTCCTCAGCAGAATCAGGTGCTGAATTTGACTCTTCGGAGCCTGACTCCTCGGGGGAGAGCGAGAACAGCTTCTGTGCAGACGCACTGCCATCCAGGAAAGCCCAGAGCAGCTCGGTAAAGCCTCCCTACTCCTACATTGCCCTCATCACCATGGCCATCCTGCAGAGCCCGCTGAAGAAGCTGACGTTGAGTGGCATCTGTGATTTCATCAGCAACAAGTTTCCCTACTACAAAGACAAGTTCCCCGCTTGGCAGAACTCCATCAGGCACAATCTCTCTCTCAACGACTGTTTCATCAAGATCCCGAGGGAGCCTGGGAACCCGGGCAAAGGTAACTACTGGTCTCTGGATCCCGCTTCAGAGGACATGTTCGACAACGGCAGCTTCCTCCGACGCAGGAAGCGGTTCAAGAGAAACCAGCCCGAGTTTGGAAAAGACGGACTTGTGTTTTATTCAAACCTGAACTGCTACCGGCCGTATGGGCAACCATACTCCGTGCGGGGCCAGGTAAGCCCCCCTCCCGCTGCGCCTATCCGGTACATGCCCCTGCAGGAGGGGATCATGATGCCCCCCTCTTCCTATCACCTTCTACCACAAACTCTGAACAGTCACGGGAAGTGCAGTGGGCCTAAAGACTTCAGAGCGCAACTTTGCACAACAGAGCCCGCTGATCCAAAGCCTGGCCCGCAGGCAAAGTGTTCCTTTAGCATCGAGAGCATCATGAGCAAACCTTCTCTCACCAGTCCACAAAACCCAAATCTCCAGCAGAGCCCACACAGCGCCCTCGGGTACGCTCATCTCATGTCGGGCCCTGCTGCCTGTTTGGTTCCGACACTCCTGCAGACTCCCAGGACTCCATTCTGCCCTCCTGCCATGCTGagcactgctcctttaataaatgAGCATCTCAGACTGTCATACCCTCGCTGCTGA